TCATTTTGTACTTGCAATCGTACAGCATAAACACCAATTGCAGGGATAAAAGTACCTTCTGCTTCTTGTACATTTGCAGTTGGAAAACCTATTTGCCGTCCACGCTTGTCCCCATGAACAACAATTCCAGGAATTTGATATGGTCGACCAAGTAGCTCTCGAACCTTTTCCATATCTCCTTCTTTTAATGCATGTCGAATCCGTGTTGAACTAATTTTTTCTGAAGATTGCTGCTGTTTTTCAACTACGGTTACTTCATAATCTCCATTACTCATTTCTTGTAAATCTTTCATCGAACCGCGTCCCATCGCTCCGAAAGTAAAATCGAATCCAGCTGTAACATGTTTAATATTCAAATTTCGAATAAAGACATCAACAAATTTTTGTGGACTTAGTTTAGCAAAATCTGAAGTAAAACGAACAACAAATACGGTTTCTACTTGTAGTTCTTCCAAAACTTCTAATTTTTGTTTAAGTGGCGTAATATAAAATACTTGCTCTTTACGCTGTCCTAATACAATGGATGGATGTGGATCAAATGTCATTACTGCAAGTTTTAAG
This window of the Rummeliibacillus pycnus genome carries:
- the ribF gene encoding riboflavin biosynthesis protein RibF; translation: MKVIQLMYPHQISSDKIKGPYSLAVGFFDGVHRGHQAVIEEAKMQAEKKNLKLAVMTFDPHPSIVLGQRKEQVFYITPLKQKLEVLEELQVETVFVVRFTSDFAKLSPQKFVDVFIRNLNIKHVTAGFDFTFGAMGRGSMKDLQEMSNGDYEVTVVEKQQQSSEKISSTRIRHALKEGDMEKVRELLGRPYQIPGIVVHGDKRGRQIGFPTANVQEAEGTFIPAIGVYAVRLQVQNEWHDGVCNVGYKPTFKNPDEKNLTIEVYINNFNKNIYGEEVKVDWYKYLRGEQKFDGIESLKAQIEVDKRQAMEYLSHCK